A portion of the Pseudarthrobacter defluvii genome contains these proteins:
- the trpB gene encoding tryptophan synthase subunit beta, translated as MAQAPSGNADNNTAEAFLQGGSLRHAPGPYFGNYGGRWMPESLIAALDELEETFNKAKDDPEFVAQIADLNKNYSGRPSLLTEAKRFSQHAGGVRVFLKREDLNHTGSHKINNVLGQALLAKRMGKTRIIAETGAGQHGVASATAAALMGLECVVYMGAEDCRRQALNVARMELLGAKVIPVTSGSQTLKDAINDALRDWVANVSTTHYLLGTAAGAHPFPAMVRYFHEVIGDEARAQILEQEGRLPDAVCACIGGGSNAIGIFHGFLDDPSVKIYGFEAGGDGVDTGRHAATITLGKPGVLHGARSYLMQDDDGQTIESHSISAGLDYPGVGPEHSYLADIGRVSYEPITDSEAMEAFRLLCRTEGIIPAIESSHALAGAIKVGQRLAAEDPASAGDKIVIVNLSGRGDKDVATAAEWFDLLDKNSAESEIGKEGEQL; from the coding sequence ATGGCTCAAGCACCCTCAGGAAACGCTGACAACAACACCGCGGAAGCATTCCTGCAGGGCGGATCCCTCCGCCACGCCCCGGGGCCGTACTTCGGCAACTACGGCGGGCGATGGATGCCCGAGTCCCTCATCGCCGCCCTCGACGAACTTGAAGAGACCTTCAACAAGGCCAAGGACGATCCTGAGTTCGTGGCCCAGATCGCGGACCTGAACAAGAACTACTCCGGCCGTCCGTCCCTGCTGACGGAAGCCAAGCGGTTTTCCCAGCACGCCGGGGGAGTGCGGGTGTTCCTCAAGCGCGAGGACCTGAACCACACCGGGTCGCACAAGATCAACAATGTCCTGGGCCAGGCCCTGCTCGCCAAGCGCATGGGCAAGACCCGCATCATCGCCGAAACCGGCGCTGGCCAGCACGGCGTGGCCAGCGCCACCGCTGCAGCCCTGATGGGCCTGGAATGCGTGGTGTACATGGGCGCGGAGGATTGTCGCCGCCAGGCGCTGAACGTCGCCCGGATGGAACTGCTGGGCGCCAAGGTCATCCCCGTCACCAGCGGATCGCAGACCCTCAAGGACGCCATCAACGACGCCCTCCGCGACTGGGTGGCCAACGTTTCCACCACCCACTACCTGCTGGGCACCGCCGCGGGCGCCCACCCGTTCCCCGCCATGGTCCGGTACTTCCACGAGGTGATTGGCGACGAAGCCCGCGCCCAGATCCTTGAACAGGAGGGACGCCTCCCGGACGCCGTGTGCGCCTGCATCGGTGGCGGGTCCAACGCCATCGGCATCTTCCACGGTTTCCTGGACGATCCTTCCGTGAAGATCTACGGCTTCGAGGCCGGCGGCGACGGCGTCGATACCGGCCGGCACGCGGCCACCATCACGCTGGGCAAGCCCGGCGTGCTGCACGGCGCACGCTCCTACCTGATGCAGGACGACGACGGGCAGACCATCGAGTCGCACTCAATTTCCGCCGGCCTGGACTACCCGGGCGTCGGCCCGGAGCACTCCTACCTGGCCGACATTGGCCGGGTCAGCTACGAGCCCATCACCGACAGCGAAGCCATGGAAGCCTTCCGCCTCCTCTGCCGCACCGAAGGCATCATCCCGGCCATCGAGTCCTCGCACGCGCTGGCAGGGGCCATCAAGGTGGGCCAGCGGCTCGCCGCCGAAGACCCGGCCTCCGCCGGCGACAAGATCGTGATCGTCAACCTGTCCGGACGCGGCGACAAGGACGTGGCCACCGCCGCCGAATGGTTTGACCTGTTGGACAAGAATTCCGCCGAATCCGAAATCGGCAAAGAGGGGGAGCAGCTGTGA
- a CDS encoding glutamate synthase subunit beta — protein MADPRGFLKVRQRETQPRRPVPVRIMDWKEVYEAQEKGTLKAQAGRCMDCGIPFCHQGCPLGNLIPEWNDLMWRDKGEEAIERLHATNNFPEFTGRLCPAPCEASCVLGINQPAVTIKQVEVSIIDEAWDNGWVSPLPPTRLTGKTVAVVGSGPAGLAVAQQLTRVGHTVAVYERDDKIGGLLRYGIPDFKMEKEQVDRRVEQMKAEGTRFRTGVSVGTDVTWEQLRRRYDAVVVCTGATVPRDLPIPGRGLDGVHFAMDYLVPANRAVAGETIENQINAHGKHVVILGGGDTGADCLGTAHRHGAASVTTLAIGKQPPSERASHQPWPTFPTLFEMASAHEEGGERTYLASTVEFVGENGKLTGVKVAETEFVDGKRLPKAGTERIIPADLVFLSLGFTGAEPAGITEQVSAEFDGRGNVARDGYYMTNTEGVFVAGDAGRGQSLIVWAIAEGRAAAAAVDKYLMGSTILPAPVAPTDRAIAVL, from the coding sequence GTGGCTGATCCACGCGGATTTCTGAAAGTACGCCAGCGTGAAACCCAGCCGCGCCGTCCCGTCCCCGTCCGCATCATGGACTGGAAAGAGGTCTACGAGGCCCAGGAAAAGGGCACGCTGAAGGCCCAGGCCGGGCGCTGCATGGACTGCGGCATCCCGTTCTGCCACCAGGGCTGCCCCCTCGGGAACCTGATTCCTGAGTGGAACGACCTCATGTGGCGGGACAAGGGCGAGGAAGCAATCGAGCGCCTGCACGCCACGAACAACTTCCCCGAGTTCACCGGCCGGCTTTGCCCGGCGCCCTGCGAGGCGTCCTGCGTGCTGGGGATCAACCAGCCCGCGGTGACCATCAAGCAGGTGGAAGTCTCGATCATTGACGAGGCCTGGGACAACGGCTGGGTTAGCCCGCTGCCGCCCACGCGCCTCACCGGCAAGACGGTTGCCGTGGTCGGTTCTGGTCCCGCCGGACTTGCCGTGGCCCAGCAGCTGACCCGCGTTGGCCACACCGTTGCCGTCTACGAGCGGGATGACAAGATCGGCGGCCTGCTGCGCTACGGCATCCCCGACTTCAAGATGGAAAAGGAGCAGGTGGACCGCCGCGTCGAACAGATGAAGGCCGAAGGCACCCGCTTCCGGACCGGCGTCTCGGTGGGCACGGACGTCACTTGGGAGCAGCTGCGCCGCCGTTACGACGCCGTCGTGGTGTGCACGGGTGCCACCGTTCCGCGCGACCTGCCCATCCCGGGCCGCGGCCTGGACGGCGTCCACTTCGCCATGGACTACCTGGTGCCCGCCAACCGCGCGGTGGCCGGGGAAACCATCGAGAACCAGATCAACGCCCACGGCAAGCACGTGGTGATCCTGGGCGGTGGCGATACCGGTGCCGACTGCCTGGGCACGGCGCACCGGCATGGCGCCGCGTCGGTGACCACCCTGGCCATCGGCAAGCAGCCGCCGTCGGAGCGTGCCAGCCACCAGCCGTGGCCGACATTCCCCACCCTCTTCGAAATGGCCAGCGCGCACGAGGAAGGCGGCGAACGCACCTACCTCGCCTCCACCGTCGAGTTCGTTGGCGAGAACGGCAAGCTGACCGGCGTGAAGGTGGCCGAGACCGAGTTCGTCGACGGCAAGCGCCTCCCCAAGGCCGGCACCGAGCGGATCATCCCCGCGGACCTGGTGTTCCTGTCGCTGGGCTTCACCGGCGCCGAACCTGCCGGAATCACCGAGCAGGTCAGCGCTGAGTTCGACGGCCGCGGCAATGTGGCACGCGACGGCTACTACATGACCAACACCGAAGGTGTGTTCGTTGCCGGTGACGCCGGCCGCGGGCAGTCCCTGATCGTGTGGGCCATCGCCGAGGGCCGCGCCGCCGCGGCCGCGGTGGACAAGTACCTGATGGGAAGCACCATCCTTCCCGCGCCGGTCGCGCCGACTGACCGCGCCATCGCCGTCCTCTAG
- the trpC gene encoding indole-3-glycerol phosphate synthase TrpC, with product MATVLDDINAGVREDMEARKRLVSLAELKDLAQAAAPARDAWAALGGTSPTREQLKVIAEIKRRSPSKGDLASIVDPASLARQYADGGASVISVLTEQRRFNGSLADLDAVRAAVDTPLLRKDFTLDEYQIWEARAHGADLILLIVAALSDAQLSAFSALSHELGMNVLVETHTEEEIERAVAAKARIIGVNVRNLKTLDVDRSVFASLAGKIPAEAVVVAESGVRDADDVTHYAASGANAILVGEALVSHATPRERIAEFTAAGAAAIAARD from the coding sequence ATGGCGACTGTTCTCGACGACATCAACGCCGGTGTCAGGGAGGATATGGAGGCCAGGAAGCGGCTTGTTTCCCTGGCTGAGCTGAAGGACCTGGCCCAGGCCGCGGCACCTGCCCGCGACGCCTGGGCGGCGCTCGGCGGCACCTCCCCAACCCGGGAACAGCTGAAGGTCATTGCCGAAATCAAGCGCCGCAGCCCCTCCAAGGGCGATCTCGCCAGCATTGTGGATCCGGCGTCGCTCGCCAGGCAGTACGCCGACGGCGGTGCCTCCGTCATCAGCGTGCTCACCGAGCAGCGCCGCTTCAACGGGTCGCTGGCCGACCTCGACGCCGTGCGGGCCGCCGTCGACACCCCCTTGCTGCGCAAGGACTTCACGCTCGACGAGTACCAGATCTGGGAAGCCCGCGCCCACGGTGCCGACCTCATCCTCCTGATCGTGGCGGCCCTTTCGGACGCCCAGCTCTCCGCATTCAGCGCCCTCAGCCACGAACTTGGCATGAACGTGCTGGTGGAGACGCACACGGAAGAAGAGATCGAGCGTGCCGTCGCGGCCAAGGCGCGCATCATCGGCGTCAACGTACGCAACCTGAAGACGCTCGACGTCGACCGTTCAGTTTTTGCCTCACTGGCGGGGAAGATCCCTGCTGAGGCCGTCGTGGTCGCCGAATCCGGCGTCCGTGACGCTGACGACGTCACGCATTACGCCGCCAGCGGGGCCAACGCGATACTGGTGGGCGAGGCGCTGGTAAGCCACGCCACCCCGCGCGAACGAATCGCTGAATTCACTGCCGCGGGTGCCGCCGCCATCGCTGCCCGGGACTGA
- the trpA gene encoding tryptophan synthase subunit alpha, with translation MSSADIASQAGTTSKSAAAINRARAQGRAALIAYLPAGYPSVEESIAAGIAAARNGADLIEIGIPYSDPVMDGQVIQAATTEALAKGFHVSQVFDVVAGITSQTEAAVLVMTYWNPVVRMGVDEFSRRLAEAGGAGLITPDLIPDEAAEWMEASDKYGLDRVFLVAPSSTPERMQRTVDASRGFVYAVSIMGVTGARNSVSSAAKDVVSAAHGAGAQRVCVGLGVSNADQVREIAAYAEGVIVGTALVKTLGDGGVDAVATLTKDLSTGLARESGA, from the coding sequence GTGAGCAGCGCAGACATCGCCAGCCAGGCAGGGACCACCAGCAAGTCGGCAGCGGCCATTAACAGGGCACGGGCCCAGGGCCGCGCCGCCCTCATCGCCTACCTGCCCGCCGGCTACCCCAGCGTCGAGGAATCCATCGCCGCCGGCATCGCCGCGGCCCGAAACGGCGCCGACCTGATCGAAATCGGCATCCCGTATTCGGACCCCGTCATGGACGGCCAGGTCATCCAGGCCGCCACCACCGAGGCGCTTGCCAAGGGCTTCCACGTGAGCCAGGTGTTCGACGTGGTTGCCGGCATCACCAGCCAGACGGAGGCCGCCGTCCTGGTCATGACCTACTGGAATCCCGTAGTCCGCATGGGCGTGGACGAGTTCTCGCGCCGGCTGGCCGAGGCAGGGGGAGCGGGACTCATCACTCCCGACCTCATTCCCGATGAGGCCGCCGAATGGATGGAAGCCTCGGACAAGTACGGCCTGGACCGGGTCTTCCTCGTGGCGCCGTCCTCCACCCCGGAGCGCATGCAGCGCACTGTGGATGCGAGCCGCGGCTTCGTCTACGCAGTCTCCATCATGGGCGTCACCGGCGCCCGTAACTCGGTAAGCAGCGCCGCCAAGGATGTTGTCTCCGCAGCACATGGCGCCGGCGCGCAACGCGTCTGCGTGGGCCTGGGCGTGTCCAACGCCGACCAGGTACGTGAGATTGCCGCCTACGCAGAAGGCGTCATCGTGGGCACCGCCCTGGTGAAGACCCTTGGCGACGGCGGCGTGGACGCAGTGGCCACCCTCACCAAGGACCTCAGCACCGGCCTTGCCCGGGAAAGCGGGGCCTAA
- the lgt gene encoding prolipoprotein diacylglyceryl transferase, which translates to MQALLQAAAVAPALVPASIPSPDWSGFDIPLPWGSLRIHAYALCILAGIVVGLWLTSVRWAKRGAPEGSVWDIVIWAIPFGIIGGRLYHVVSSPDAYFGPGFDGTGDLSLIPQIQRGGLGIWGAVVLGAVGAWIGCRRSGVKLSAFVDAAAPGLLLAQAIGRWGNYFNQELFGGPTTLPWGLQIDPNNPNFPAGMPADTLFHPTFLYESLWNLAGVLILLALDRRFHFRRSRLFWLYAMYYTLGRVWIEAMRIDDAEQISILGITTRLNVWTSIFVFLAALIAFILLGLKGRPDPDTVYLPGHQSEKPAEAVTDSGASHEVRDTDRSVSDSDSRGNLPDNHSGSRHASDPTEDAAAAPEGPEPGTDATAAGHSGSTATGPASEAGTVK; encoded by the coding sequence ATGCAGGCACTCCTTCAGGCAGCCGCCGTGGCTCCCGCGCTCGTTCCGGCGAGCATCCCCAGCCCGGACTGGTCCGGCTTCGACATCCCCCTGCCGTGGGGCAGCCTGCGGATCCACGCCTATGCGCTGTGCATCCTGGCCGGAATCGTCGTCGGCCTGTGGCTGACATCCGTGCGGTGGGCCAAGCGCGGCGCCCCTGAAGGCAGTGTCTGGGACATCGTTATCTGGGCCATCCCCTTTGGCATCATCGGCGGCCGGCTGTACCACGTTGTGTCATCGCCGGACGCCTACTTCGGTCCCGGCTTTGACGGCACCGGGGATCTCTCCCTCATCCCGCAAATCCAGCGCGGTGGGCTGGGAATCTGGGGCGCCGTCGTCCTCGGGGCCGTCGGCGCCTGGATCGGATGCCGGCGCAGCGGGGTCAAGCTGAGCGCCTTCGTTGACGCCGCGGCACCCGGCCTGCTCCTGGCCCAGGCCATCGGCCGGTGGGGCAACTACTTCAACCAGGAACTTTTCGGTGGACCCACCACCTTGCCGTGGGGCCTGCAGATCGATCCCAACAACCCCAACTTTCCTGCAGGCATGCCCGCAGACACCCTGTTCCACCCCACCTTCCTCTACGAGTCCCTGTGGAACCTGGCCGGCGTCCTGATCCTGCTCGCACTGGACCGGCGCTTCCACTTCCGCCGCAGCCGGCTCTTCTGGCTGTACGCCATGTACTACACCCTGGGCCGGGTCTGGATCGAAGCGATGCGGATCGATGACGCAGAGCAGATCAGCATCCTCGGAATCACCACACGGCTCAACGTGTGGACAAGCATCTTCGTCTTCCTCGCGGCACTGATCGCCTTCATCCTCCTGGGTCTCAAGGGCCGCCCGGATCCGGACACCGTGTACCTCCCGGGCCACCAGTCGGAGAAGCCGGCGGAAGCCGTCACGGACTCCGGTGCCAGTCATGAAGTCCGTGATACGGACCGCAGTGTCTCAGATAGTGATTCGCGTGGTAATCTCCCTGATAACCACAGCGGTTCCAGGCATGCTTCCGACCCCACGGAAGACGCCGCGGCGGCACCGGAAGGCCCAGAGCCCGGAACGGATGCCACTGCTGCCGGACACTCCGGCAGCACAGCCACCGGACCCGCATCGGAGGCAGGCACCGTTAAGTAG
- the gltB gene encoding glutamate synthase large subunit translates to MTQTLNTPSWSEPDQPETALSPFKRFAAMPEAAGLYNPEQEKDACGLAIIATLRGEPGYDIVDAALTALRNLEHRGAVGADEGTGDGAGLLLQIPDEFFRAVTEFELPAPGQYVAGTAFLPAEQREANAAKAGIEGLAADEGLKVLGWREVPVVADLVGAMARACMPYFSQPFLASANGEELDRNELDSRAWRIRKRAQNKFGVYFPSLSSRTIVYKGMLTTAQLEPFYPDLSDKRFKTKLAIVHSRFSTNTFPSWPLAQPFRTIAHNGEINTVKGNRNWMRARQSQLANPLLGDSPEELYPICTPGASDSASFDEVAELLWLSGRPITHSIMMMIPEAWENHATMDPARRAFYEYHSLLMEPWDGPAAVSFTDGNLVGATLDRNGLRPGRFWITEDGLIVFASEVGVIDVEPSKVVKKGRVSPGKMFLVDTEAGRIIDDEEVKAEVAAANPWAEWVKDNLIDLNDLPEREHVVHTAASVNIRQRTFGYTTEELKILLGPMARTGAEPLGAMGSDTPVAVLSKRPRLLFDYFVQSFAQVTNPPLDAIREELVTSLTCAIGPNGNLLDTKQVRQAQVQLPFPVINNDQLAKIANIEDADGNRVAMKVRGLYRPEGGENALRARLTEICEQVSGAINRGVQYIVLSDRDSNAQWAPIPSLLLVSAVHHHLLRSANRTKTALVVEAGDVRETHHVAVLIGYGASAVNPYLAMESVEQLIAAGDVTGVTPQDGVYNLIKGLGKGVLKIMSKMGISTVASYTGAQTFEALGLGQELVDEFFAGTHSQLGGVGLDVIAAEVSARHQMAYPDGGIEQPHRPLLGGGEYQWRRDGEPHLFNPETVFRLQHATRERRYDIFKAYTKGVDDQSTNLMTLRGLLKFKNNRPSVPLEEVEPVSSIVKRFSTGAMSYGSISQEAHETLAIAMNQLGGKSNTGEGGEDVERLLDPKRRSAVKQIASGRFGVTSLYLTNADDIQIKMAQGAKPGEGGQLMAQKVYPWVARTRHSTPGVGLISPPPHHDIYSIEDLAQLIYDAKRANPSARVHVKLVSEVGIGTVASGVTKAKADVVLVSGHDGGTGASPLNSLKHAGVPWELGLAETQQTLMLNGLRDRVVVQVDGQLKTGRDVVIAALLGGEEFGFATAPLVVEGCIMMRVCHLDTCPVGVATQNPELRARFSGKPEFVVNFFEFLAEEVREILAELGFRSLEEAIGHAEVLDTREAINHWKADGLDLDPILHGLEFDDDAPLRNMTGQNHELDKHFDQRLITMATEALTDRSAVKITVDVINTDRSVGTMLGHVVTKTFGTDVLATDTIDVTLNGTAGQSLGAFLPAGITLRLFGDSNDYVGKGLSGGRIIVRPDRTNVFKAETNVIAGNVIGYGATSGELFLRGQVGERFLVRNSGATAVVEGIGDHGCEYMTGGQTLIIGRTGRNFGAGMSGGTAYVLDLRTTRVNKQALESGELQLRELDAEDRDIVHGLLVKHVEETDSQLAARLLENFDDTAARITKVLPRDYAAVLQTRLDAIEEGLDPDGEEVWSRILEVTGG, encoded by the coding sequence ATGACCCAAACTCTTAACACTCCCAGCTGGTCCGAACCGGATCAGCCTGAGACTGCACTGTCGCCGTTCAAGCGCTTCGCAGCCATGCCGGAGGCTGCCGGGCTGTACAACCCGGAGCAGGAGAAGGACGCCTGCGGACTCGCCATCATCGCGACGCTGCGTGGCGAGCCCGGATACGACATCGTCGACGCCGCGCTGACCGCGCTGCGCAACCTTGAGCACCGCGGCGCCGTGGGCGCCGACGAAGGTACCGGCGACGGCGCAGGCCTGCTCCTGCAGATTCCGGACGAGTTCTTCCGGGCCGTCACCGAGTTCGAGCTGCCGGCTCCGGGACAGTACGTCGCCGGCACGGCCTTTCTGCCTGCCGAGCAGCGGGAAGCCAACGCCGCCAAGGCTGGCATCGAGGGCCTGGCCGCCGACGAAGGCCTGAAGGTCCTCGGCTGGCGCGAAGTGCCCGTGGTCGCCGACCTGGTGGGCGCCATGGCCCGCGCCTGCATGCCGTATTTCTCCCAGCCCTTCCTGGCATCGGCCAACGGCGAGGAACTGGACCGCAACGAACTGGACTCCCGCGCCTGGCGCATCCGCAAGCGCGCCCAGAACAAGTTCGGCGTCTACTTCCCGTCGCTGTCCTCCCGCACGATCGTCTACAAGGGCATGCTCACCACCGCCCAGCTGGAGCCGTTCTACCCAGACCTCTCCGACAAACGGTTCAAGACCAAGCTCGCGATCGTGCACTCGCGCTTCTCCACCAACACCTTCCCGTCCTGGCCGCTGGCGCAGCCGTTCCGGACCATCGCCCACAACGGTGAAATCAACACCGTCAAGGGCAACCGGAACTGGATGCGCGCGCGCCAGTCCCAGCTGGCCAACCCGCTGCTGGGTGACTCGCCGGAAGAGCTGTACCCCATCTGCACCCCCGGTGCCTCCGACTCCGCGTCCTTCGACGAGGTAGCGGAGCTGCTCTGGCTCTCCGGCCGCCCCATCACGCACTCGATCATGATGATGATCCCCGAGGCCTGGGAAAACCACGCCACCATGGATCCGGCCCGCCGTGCCTTCTACGAGTACCACTCCCTCCTGATGGAACCCTGGGATGGCCCCGCTGCGGTCTCCTTCACCGACGGCAACCTGGTCGGCGCCACCCTGGACCGCAATGGCCTGCGCCCGGGCCGCTTCTGGATCACCGAGGACGGCCTGATCGTCTTCGCCTCCGAGGTGGGCGTGATCGACGTCGAACCCTCCAAGGTGGTCAAGAAGGGCCGCGTGTCCCCGGGCAAGATGTTCCTGGTGGACACCGAGGCCGGACGCATCATCGACGACGAAGAGGTCAAGGCCGAGGTCGCCGCCGCCAACCCGTGGGCTGAGTGGGTCAAGGACAACCTGATCGACCTTAACGACCTGCCCGAGCGTGAGCACGTGGTGCACACGGCCGCATCCGTGAACATCCGCCAGCGCACCTTCGGCTACACCACCGAGGAACTCAAGATCCTGCTGGGCCCCATGGCCCGAACCGGCGCCGAGCCGCTGGGCGCCATGGGCTCCGACACTCCCGTCGCCGTGCTGTCCAAGCGCCCGCGCCTGCTGTTCGACTACTTCGTGCAGTCCTTCGCGCAGGTGACCAACCCGCCGCTGGATGCCATCCGCGAAGAACTGGTCACCTCGCTCACCTGCGCCATCGGACCCAACGGCAACCTGCTGGACACCAAGCAGGTCCGCCAGGCCCAGGTCCAGCTGCCGTTCCCGGTAATCAACAACGACCAGCTGGCCAAGATCGCCAACATTGAGGACGCCGACGGCAACCGCGTGGCCATGAAGGTCCGCGGCCTTTACCGGCCCGAAGGCGGCGAAAACGCACTGCGTGCACGGCTCACCGAAATCTGCGAGCAGGTTTCCGGCGCCATCAACCGGGGTGTGCAGTACATCGTGCTGTCCGACCGTGACTCCAACGCCCAGTGGGCCCCCATCCCGTCGCTGCTGCTGGTCAGTGCCGTGCACCACCACCTGCTGCGCAGTGCCAACCGCACCAAGACTGCCCTGGTGGTTGAGGCCGGCGACGTCCGCGAAACGCACCACGTTGCCGTGCTCATTGGCTACGGCGCGTCCGCCGTCAACCCGTACCTGGCCATGGAATCCGTGGAGCAGCTCATCGCCGCCGGCGACGTCACCGGGGTGACCCCGCAGGACGGCGTCTACAACCTGATCAAGGGCCTGGGCAAGGGCGTCCTGAAGATCATGTCCAAGATGGGCATCTCCACCGTTGCCTCCTACACCGGCGCCCAGACCTTCGAGGCACTGGGCCTGGGCCAGGAACTGGTGGACGAGTTCTTCGCCGGAACGCATTCCCAGCTGGGCGGCGTTGGCCTGGACGTCATCGCGGCCGAGGTTTCCGCACGCCACCAGATGGCCTACCCGGATGGCGGCATCGAGCAGCCGCACCGCCCCCTGCTGGGCGGCGGCGAGTACCAGTGGCGCCGCGACGGTGAACCCCACCTGTTCAACCCGGAGACAGTCTTCCGGCTTCAGCACGCCACCCGTGAGCGCCGCTACGACATCTTCAAGGCCTACACCAAGGGCGTGGACGACCAGTCCACCAACCTGATGACCCTCCGCGGCCTCCTGAAGTTCAAGAACAACCGCCCCTCGGTTCCCCTCGAGGAAGTGGAGCCGGTCTCCAGCATCGTCAAGCGGTTCTCCACCGGCGCGATGAGCTACGGCTCCATCTCGCAGGAGGCCCACGAGACGCTGGCCATCGCCATGAACCAGCTGGGCGGCAAGTCCAACACCGGTGAAGGTGGCGAGGACGTTGAGCGCCTGCTGGATCCGAAGCGCCGCTCCGCGGTCAAGCAGATCGCGTCCGGCCGTTTCGGCGTGACCAGCCTCTACCTGACCAACGCCGACGACATCCAGATCAAGATGGCGCAGGGTGCCAAGCCCGGTGAAGGCGGCCAGCTGATGGCGCAGAAGGTCTACCCCTGGGTGGCCCGCACGCGGCACTCGACTCCCGGCGTCGGACTTATCTCCCCGCCCCCGCACCACGACATCTACTCCATCGAGGACCTCGCGCAGCTGATCTACGATGCCAAGCGCGCCAACCCCTCGGCCCGGGTGCACGTGAAGCTTGTCTCGGAAGTCGGGATCGGCACCGTGGCGTCCGGCGTGACCAAGGCGAAGGCCGACGTCGTCCTTGTCTCCGGACACGACGGCGGCACCGGCGCCTCGCCGCTGAACTCGCTCAAGCACGCGGGTGTTCCCTGGGAGCTCGGCCTCGCCGAGACCCAGCAGACGCTGATGCTCAACGGCCTGCGCGACCGCGTGGTGGTGCAGGTGGACGGCCAGCTCAAGACCGGCCGCGACGTCGTCATCGCCGCGCTGCTGGGCGGCGAGGAGTTCGGCTTCGCCACCGCGCCGCTGGTGGTGGAAGGCTGCATCATGATGCGCGTCTGCCACCTGGACACCTGCCCCGTGGGTGTTGCCACCCAGAACCCGGAGCTGCGGGCCCGCTTCAGCGGCAAGCCGGAGTTCGTGGTCAACTTCTTCGAGTTCCTGGCCGAGGAAGTCCGCGAGATCCTTGCCGAGCTCGGCTTCCGCAGCCTCGAAGAGGCCATCGGCCACGCCGAGGTGCTGGACACCCGGGAAGCCATCAACCACTGGAAGGCCGACGGGCTGGACCTGGACCCGATCCTGCACGGCCTGGAGTTCGACGACGACGCGCCGCTGCGCAACATGACCGGCCAGAACCACGAGCTGGACAAGCACTTCGACCAGCGCCTGATCACCATGGCCACCGAAGCGCTGACGGACCGCAGCGCGGTGAAGATCACCGTGGACGTCATCAACACTGACCGTTCGGTGGGCACCATGCTGGGCCACGTCGTGACCAAGACCTTCGGTACCGATGTCCTGGCCACGGACACCATCGACGTCACGCTGAACGGCACCGCGGGCCAGTCCCTGGGCGCCTTCCTGCCGGCAGGCATCACCCTGCGGCTGTTCGGTGACTCGAACGACTACGTGGGCAAGGGCCTGTCCGGCGGCCGGATCATCGTCCGCCCGGACCGCACCAACGTGTTCAAGGCGGAGACCAACGTGATCGCCGGCAACGTGATCGGCTATGGCGCCACCAGCGGTGAGCTGTTCCTGCGTGGCCAGGTGGGCGAACGCTTCCTGGTGCGCAACTCCGGTGCCACCGCCGTGGTCGAAGGCATTGGCGATCACGGCTGCGAATACATGACCGGCGGCCAGACGCTGATCATCGGACGCACCGGCCGCAACTTCGGCGCCGGCATGTCCGGCGGAACCGCGTACGTCCTGGACTTGCGGACCACGCGCGTCAACAAGCAGGCACTGGAATCCGGTGAGCTGCAGCTGCGCGAGCTGGACGCCGAGGACCGCGACATTGTCCACGGCCTGCTGGTCAAGCACGTGGAAGAAACTGACTCCCAGCTGGCGGCGCGCCTCCTCGAGAACTTCGATGACACCGCTGCCCGCATCACCAAGGTGCTGCCGCGCGACTACGCGGCCGTGCTGCAAACCCGCCTCGACGCCATCGAAGAGGGCCTCGACCCCGACGGCGAAGAAGTATGGTCTCGAATCCTGGAGGTTACCGGTGGCTGA